In Vanessa cardui chromosome 28, ilVanCard2.1, whole genome shotgun sequence, one genomic interval encodes:
- the LOC124541731 gene encoding GATOR complex protein WDR24-like, giving the protein MKHQKENYFKSKFILLNSQADSQEIIWSCSDSSEYENSHSEINVKAVKRKRKRVKGKKKLSNNISNLDITFVDVTLEKNNEKNVEKSRNRSNTDNFTNLSNVGCKSPILSSQRYVAPLKRRQSTVNRLSPSDRIERKPTSPVLVLKCNTPKNSPKIRKKLFNNNANTSQDTCREIRSSSPVLTCVESRLRKIDNHKDGTIDISKLNKDICQINTYRENNTYDSSLIKVQPTYKNNNNYNNEEIPLTYKEKQTCNNNINLDDTLTDKTTSVVLVEKVKLYFDSYFSPTTNSQHSISEYESKSSPSNDDIEIINSLPETRTSQSLKSDNKSSDSLKFDDIPQTKKVKYKKDGLAYRLSALIKKQNANTSLWYHERFLAANSNFVLPQEQFLALRIQEVSFKYGCFLLKALNVNDNTCIIIINNLYAKSNIFKENFMLKLYKPYKIIDFESYQLIINVCKYECILLKN; this is encoded by the coding sequence ATGAAGCACCAAAAAGAAAactatttcaaatcaaaatttattctaCTAAATTCACAAGCGGACTCCCAGGAAATTATTTGGTCGTGTAGTGATTCAAGTGAATATGAGAATTCACACAGTGAAATTAACGTAAAAGCTGTTAAAAGAAAAAGGAAACGAGTTAAAGGTAAAAAGAAACTCTCCAATAACATTTCTAATCTTGACATAACATTTGTTGATGTTACATTAGAGaagaataatgaaaaaaatgttgaaaaatcaCGAAATCGCTccaacactgataattttacaaatttgtcCAATGTTGGTTGTAAATCGCCAATTTTGAGTTCACAGCGATATGTCGCGCCATTGAAAAGGAGACAATCAACTGTAAATCGTCTAAGTCCTAGTGATCGCATAGAAAGGAAACCTACAAGTCCTGTGTTGGTACTCAAGTGTAACACGCCAAAGAATTCGcctaaaataagaaaaaaattgtttaataataatgccAATACCAGTCAAGATACCTGTAGAGAAATTAGAAGTTCATCCCCAGTATTAACTTGTGTAGAAAGTAGGCTAAGAAAAATTGATAATCATAAAGACGGAACCATTGATATTTCCAAACTAAACAAAGATATTTgccaaataaatacatacagagaaaataatacatatgacTCTAGCCTTATCAAAGTACAaccaacttataaaaataacaataattataataatgaagaaATACCATtaacatataaagaaaaacagacttgtaacaataacattaatttagacGACACATTAACAGATAAAACAACAAGTGTGGTCTTAGTGGAGAAAGTCAAATTATACTTTGATAGCTATTTCAGTCCCACAACTAACTCGCAACATTCCATAAGTGAATATGAATCGAAGAGCAGTCCCAGCAATgatgatattgaaattattaattcattgcCGGAAACTAGAACTTCCCAAAGCTTAAAATCTGATAATAAATCCTCAGATAGCTTAAAATTTGATGACATTCCACAAACAAAGAAGGTTAAATATAAGAAGGATGGTCTGGCATATCGCCTTAGTGcattaataaagaaacaaaatgcAAATACGTCTCTATGGTATCATGAGAGATTTTTGGCGGCAAATTCAAATTTCGTTCTCCCTCAAGAACAATTCCTTGCTCTAAGGATACAGGAAGTTAGTTTTAAATATGGCTGTTTTTTACTCAAAGCATTGAATGTAAATGATAacacttgtattattattataaataatttatatgccaaaagtaatatttttaaggagAATTTTATGCTTAAACTTTATAAaccatataaaattatagattttgAAAGTTATCAATTAATCATAAATGTGTGtaaatatgaatgtatattattaaagaactaa